The following nucleotide sequence is from Mesobacillus jeotgali.
TGGACATAGAAGATTTATTTTCATGCATGAGTTGGGAGTCGAAGGAATCATGATAGTTTTTATTGTATTTGGTTGTGTTGAAGGATAGAAACTGTAGCTGAAAAACGAAGAGAAAACCTTTTGTATTTTTTCCGAAGTCATAGCAAGTTCAGACAAAACGATGGCTCATCCTTATAATTTTGTCTGAAGTGATACTAAGCTTCAGACAAAACATCGGTTTATTTTCGTGATTTTGTCCGAGTCTTAGCAGGTTCGGACAAAACGATGGTTCATCCACGTGATTTTGTCCTAAGTCATACCAGGGTTCTGACAAAGCGCCAGCACCCTTTTTGACCATACAAATTCATATAAGTTTTGGATTGGGATTCCCAATAACATCCTTTGGAATTTTTCCCATACCCTAATATAATCTTACGTTTTATCGAATTGTCTTTTAGAATAGAAGTTGGGGGAAAACTGGAGGCAATTTGAATGATCTATAAAAAAATAGCTGGAATCAGCATGTGGCAGTTGAACAGGACTTTAAAAAAACTCGCATTCGCAAGAATGGAACTGGAAAAACAAATGCGGAAGGAATTAATTGTGGTCCTGCTTGAGCCGAAAAAAGAAAACGTTCTAGCAAGTGCAGAAGAGAAAAAAGAAATCGAGGAAGCAGTTCAGGAACTAAGCGGCTTTGAGACATTGAAACTATGTTTGCTCGAAGATTGTAAGCCGGTGTACAGAGAAAAAGTGAACAATAATGGTGTGTCAAGATGGCTGGAAATACCGGTCAAACCTTTGATTACATATGAATTTCTAAATGAGGCCCAAGAAAATCAAGTGAAAATAGGATAAGCACCAATGCGAAGAAGAGGACCATTCAAGGTTCTCTTTTTTGTTTGGCATCGCTAGCCGGGGCTGACCAAGGCGCTTGCGCTTTTCTTTGTCCAGCTCCAGCGCCTAGCCCCTCGAGTCGTTTCGGTCCTGCCAATGAAGTCAAAGAACGACTTCACTGTCAGGCCCTCCAACGCTTGTCGGGGCTGACCAAGGCGCTTGCGCTTTTCTAATTGGGCTAGTATTTTTTTCGTTGTTTAATTGCACAAATGTCCCGACCTGAATAGGATGTAGGGACACAAAAAAAGGAGGTTGTTACGATGTCTGAAGGATGCGGCTATGGTGGCGGTTTCGCCCTGCTTGTAGTATTGTTCATTCTTTTAATCATAATCGGAGCGTCTTGGGGTTTCGGTTACTAAACTCTGAATAAGAAAACTTCATTGGGAGGTTTTATCATGTACGGATACAGCGGAGGCTGTGGTTATGGCGGTTACGGTGTAGGAGGAGCTGGATACGGAAGCGGTTTTGTTTTGATCGTTGTCCTGTTTATCCTCTTGATCATCGTCGGCTGCGCATGCTATCGCTAATAATAACCTGGAAAGAGGCTGTTACAAGGGTCAAGATGACTCTTGACAGCCTCTTCTTTTTTTCGCTGACAAAACATTTTTTACAGCGGGTTAGTTAATTAGGACGATGAAAAAATAAGGAATTCTTGTTATTTTTAAATAAATTAAAAATATTCCGAAAATAAGTGATTCTTTTTTTATGCTCGTTCGTCTAACTGTCTGTAAAAGGGGGGAGAATTTTGAGCGATCACTACAGCATTCATTTCCAAAAGGTATACGAGGAATACAGTGACAAGGTTTATGGCTATCTCCTGTTATTGACCGGCAAGAAGGAAGTCGCGGAGGATTTGACCCAGGAAACATTTTTAAGGGTGTACAAGCATATCCATCAATTTAATGGTGATTCACAAATTTTTACATGGCTTGTGAAAATTGCCCGGAATGTTGCAATAGACCATTTAAGGAGAGGAAGACGGCTGCGCTTTTTTTCATTGGATAAATATTCTTTCGAATCCTGTCAGCCATCGCCAGTCGAAATCATTGTAAAAGGAGAAAAAACTTCACTCCTTTACAAGGGTATTAAAGCACTGAAGCTGAGCTACCAGGAGGTATTGATTTTAAGGAAAATCAAAGAATTCTCGATAAGGGAAACGGCACTGATCCTTGGCTGGAGCGAAAGCAAAGTGAAAATTACTACTTCCCGGGCAATGGCTGCTTTAAAAAAAGAGTTAAAGAGAAGAGGGGAAATAATTGAAGAAATCATTTGAACTAGAGGATAGCTTCAAGAGCCTTAGCCACATTCCAAGGTCTGAGATACAAAAGCGTAAAACTTATAATACAATCATTCGGAACGGACGGCCGGAGAGACCGGTTCATTACATAGTAAAAAATTGGACAGGCAGTCTCCTGACCTTTGTGATGATATTAGTATGTTCAGCTTATCTTTTGACAGAAATCAAAAATCCTTCCCAGGAGGGGGAAGCCGCTCTCAATACTGCTGAGATCTATGCGGCAAGCGAAGTTGTCATTACGTATCTTACCAAATCTGATTCAGCTGACCATTTTAATCTGCACGCCAACCTTACGAGAAAAGGAGTTTCCATCATAGACGAAGCAAGTTGGCTGAAAACCATGAATGAGACGATCAACGGCCGAAACAGCGTGAAGAATGCACCGGATCTGAAGGATGGATATGATCTATTGTTAATTTACGAGGGAAGAAAACCTGATAAATGTAAATTATGGATTAATGATGGAAATGTATATATGCAAAGAATGAAAGAACAAAGGGTATATAAAGTAGAGGCAAATAAAGCAGGAAAGGTGATTTCAATGATTGAAGATATGGAAAAACAGATTCAATTTTGAATCTGTTTTTTTATATGTCTTTTCGACTATTTTTTTATAAAACTTATAGAATATGTTTAGTTTGTCGAAAGGTGTGGTAAGAGTAAGTTTGTACTTATTAATCAACTTGAATATACAGGAGGAAGAAAAATGAAGAGGGGTCTAGCAATCATTGTTGCAGTATTTATGCTAATTGGCTTGCTGGCTGGCTGCTCAGGAGAGCAAAAAGCAGATGCCGAAAAAACGAAGGACGGAAAAGTAGTAGTCGATTTTTGGACGTTCTGGGGATCAGAAACACGCCGTCCGATTATAGAAAAAATCATCGATGATTATAACAATTCCCAGGATAAGGTGTTTGTTAAACATACTTTCTTGCCATGGGGCGATATTTGGACAAAAAACCTTGCCTCAGTCGCAGCCGGCAACCCTGCTGATGTCATCATCAACGACATCAACACAGTTGCCCAGCGTGCTGAAAACAAGCAGGTTGAGGATTTAAGCCAGTATATAGATGATTCTTTCAAGCAAAAATTTTATCCGCATTTATGGGAGACTGTCGAGTATGAGGGCAAGTCTTTTGCTGTCCCATTCAATACAGACACACGTCTTCTTTTCTACAATAAGACTGCATTCAAGGAAGCAGGACTGGATCCTGAGAAGCCGCCTGCAACCTGGGCAGAGCTCGAGGAGTACGCAAAGAAGTTAGATGTTAAAGATGGCGATCGCTATGAGCGAGTAGGATTCTATCCTTTATGGGGAAGTGTAGGTGCATCCAGCTGGATGACAAACGCAGATAGCGGCAAGGGTTTTATTGAAGATGGTGAGTTGACGATCAACACTCCGAAAAAAGTTGAAGCTCTTAATTGGATCCTTGACTGGAAGGAACGCCTCGGGGAAAACACGGTACAGGCCTTCCAGGCAGAATTCGGAAGTGAACAGGCAAATCCATTCATTGCTGGAAAAGTAGCGATGTGGGTTGATGTAGGAACATTCTACACACAGTTAAGAGATTATGGACAGGATGTCGATTTTGGCGTTGCCCCAATTCCTGCAAACGAGGAAGGTTCAGGTAACTGGTCAGAGGGCGGCGGATTTGTAGTTGAAATTCCGAAAGGCGCTAAACACCCAGAAGAAGCAATGGATTTCATTAAGTATCTGACAGATGTTGAAGCTCAAAAATATTGGTCGGTCAAAAACTATGACAATGTTGCAAACATTGAAGCTGCAGAAGCTGCTTTAAATGAGCTTGAGGGACCTGACAAGATGGTCTATGAAGCTTCAGTTAAAAACTTGGATCAAACAAAAATGTTCCCGGTACCAGTAGAGTATCCGGATTATCACAGCAGATTAAACCCGCATATCGACAATGCCCTATTAGGAAAAACTTCTCCTGAAAAAGCATTGGAAGAAGCTGAAGAAGATATCGAAAAAATGAAGAAGTAATAAACACAAAAAGAGAAGGCGCATTCCGCCCTTCTCTTTTTAATAAAAACCGTGTTTTTTAAAGAAATCCTGTCTTAAGGTATTGGAAATACTTGTAAAAATTCTGATGGGTGTGAAAGCAGCAAGGTTGCCGAAAAAATCTTGAAAAACAACAAAGAAAAAGTTGATAATGGATAGCCATTTTTTTCGGAATAGTCACTTAAATTCAATAGGGGGGTTTGGGAGCGATGAAGTCATCTGATAGTACATTAGTACACACAGAAACTGGGTCTAAAGTTATAAGGGAACGTCAAACTGCTGAAGCAGCCCGAACGAAGGGGCTCAGCAGAAAAGCAAAAGACAACCTGGCTGGTTACTTATTCATTTCACCATGGATCATTGGGTTTCTCGGTCTGACCTTAGGTCCCTTGCTATTCAGTCTGGCCGCTAGTTTCACAGATTACAATATTACTTCAAAAATGAATTTCATTGGTCTGGAAAACTATAAACGTATGTTTACGATGGACGATTTATTTCGCACTTCTCTTTTTAATACTCTTTATTATGTTATTTTCTCTGTTCCATTGACGACTGCGGGTGCTATTTTACTAGCTGTTCTGTTGAACCAGAAGATCAAGGGGATGAAGTTTTTCAGGACAATCTATTATTTGCCTGCGGTGTTATCCGGTGTTGCTGTATATTTTCTTTGGATGCAGCTACTGAGTCCATCAACAGGGCTGGTGAACACGATGCTTGGCTGGTTCGGGATTGATGGTCCGGCCTGGCTGTTTGATCCTGAATGGACAAAACCAGCATTGCTGTTAATGAAAATGTGGAGTGTAGGCGGGGGAATGTTGTTATACCTTGCAATCATGCAAGGGGTTTCGCCTCAGATGTATGAAGCAGCTGATATTGAAGGTGCATCTCCTTGGCAAAAGTTTTACCATATAACTCTTCCAATGATCTCTCCGATTATTTTCTTTGATGTGATCACGAGTACAATTGGTGCATTCCAGATTTTCCAGGAAGCATATGTTATGACCGAAAACGGAAGCGGCGGTCCTGGGAATTCGCTATTATTCTATAACCTGCATATGTGGAATAACGCATTTGAAGTCTTTAACATGGGATATGCTTCTGCAATGGCATGGTTATTGTTCATTATTGTCATGATCTTGACAGCAGTGAACATGAAGCTTGGCAAGCGATGGGTACATTATGAAGGGGGTGACGGCAAATGAGTTCAATGACAGCACCAAAATTTTATGAAACTAAAAAGTTCAAAGACAGGGTAAGACTCTCATTTGTGACTCTGCTGCTTCTTGCCGGCAGTACGCTAATCCTTATGCCGTTATGGTGGATGATTTCCACATCCTTAAAATCACCCGCAGAGATTGCGCAGTATCCGCCGACATTTTTCCCAAAGGAATTTAATTTCAATAATTATATCGAGGCTTGGCAGACTGCGCCTTTCACTCGGTGGGCTTTAAACACATTATTCCTTGCAACTGTCGGCACAATCGGAAGTGTACTTGTCAATTCACTGGTTGCATATGGCTTCGCAAAAATCAAATTCAAGGGAAGGAATGCACTGTTTGTCTTGGTACTCTCGACGATGCTTATTCCGGGGTTTGTGACAATGGTGCCTCAGTATATCCTCTTTTCAAAGCTTGGATGGATTGACACGTATCTGCCATTGCTTGTGCCTGCATTCCTTGGCAGCGCGTTTTTCATCTTCTTGCTGCGCCAGTTCATGATGGGAATCCCGAATGAACTCATCGAAGCTGCAGTACTTGATGGTGCAGGCCACCTCCAGATTTGGTGGCATATTATGATCCCGTTGACAAAGCCAGCATTGATTACAGTAGCGATCTTTTCATTTAACGGTGCATGGAATGACCTGTTAGGGCCATTGCTTTATATCAATGATGAAAGCAAGTACACGCTGCAGATTGGCCTGCAAACCTTCAAGGGTACTGTCCAGACACAATGGCATTACTTGATGGCAATGTCCGTCACCGTTCTATTGCCGGTTGTTTTGTTATTCTTCTTTTTCCAAAAATACTTTATCGAAGGCTCAAATATTTCCTCAGGAACTAAGGGATAAAAGAATACAGCAAAAAGGATGCCACAGACTGGCATCCTTTTTGCTGTATTTTAACGGCTGCTTCGTAAAGGTTGTTGTGAAATCCTAAAAAAGCTATTTAGCTCTTGAGAAAAGAGCCTTTTAATTCATGACTGGGCAGGTTGTCAGCCACACGCCTGATACACAGGTTCTATAACCATTATGATAAACGTACTTAGTGCACTGCCAGCATGTGTACCCATCTGGATTTACTCCGGTTTTGCCCTGGTAATCCTCGACAGGACTGGCATTCCTATTTGTGTTTTGTGAAGAGGAGGCAATGACAGAACCTGAGAAAACAAGCAGCAATACGAAAGTCAACATAAACAGTTTTTGCATAAATTCATCCCCCTTATTTTTATAGAAATAACGTAACAGTAAGCTTTGTAAAAAATTTACTGTTAATTATAAGGTACGGAATGGCCTATCGATTTAGAATAGGACAAAGTGTTTAATCACTAAAAGGCCACTTTTGACCCAGGAGGAGAACCTTAATTTTCCCAACAAAAAAGCCCGTGAATTTCCGGGCTAATTAAGGCTATGCGTATTTTTTTCAAATGGGGT
It contains:
- a CDS encoding ABC transporter substrate-binding protein, with protein sequence MKRGLAIIVAVFMLIGLLAGCSGEQKADAEKTKDGKVVVDFWTFWGSETRRPIIEKIIDDYNNSQDKVFVKHTFLPWGDIWTKNLASVAAGNPADVIINDINTVAQRAENKQVEDLSQYIDDSFKQKFYPHLWETVEYEGKSFAVPFNTDTRLLFYNKTAFKEAGLDPEKPPATWAELEEYAKKLDVKDGDRYERVGFYPLWGSVGASSWMTNADSGKGFIEDGELTINTPKKVEALNWILDWKERLGENTVQAFQAEFGSEQANPFIAGKVAMWVDVGTFYTQLRDYGQDVDFGVAPIPANEEGSGNWSEGGGFVVEIPKGAKHPEEAMDFIKYLTDVEAQKYWSVKNYDNVANIEAAEAALNELEGPDKMVYEASVKNLDQTKMFPVPVEYPDYHSRLNPHIDNALLGKTSPEKALEEAEEDIEKMKK
- a CDS encoding carbohydrate ABC transporter permease, which gives rise to MKSSDSTLVHTETGSKVIRERQTAEAARTKGLSRKAKDNLAGYLFISPWIIGFLGLTLGPLLFSLAASFTDYNITSKMNFIGLENYKRMFTMDDLFRTSLFNTLYYVIFSVPLTTAGAILLAVLLNQKIKGMKFFRTIYYLPAVLSGVAVYFLWMQLLSPSTGLVNTMLGWFGIDGPAWLFDPEWTKPALLLMKMWSVGGGMLLYLAIMQGVSPQMYEAADIEGASPWQKFYHITLPMISPIIFFDVITSTIGAFQIFQEAYVMTENGSGGPGNSLLFYNLHMWNNAFEVFNMGYASAMAWLLFIIVMILTAVNMKLGKRWVHYEGGDGK
- a CDS encoding YjcZ family sporulation protein is translated as MYGYSGGCGYGGYGVGGAGYGSGFVLIVVLFILLIIVGCACYR
- a CDS encoding YjcZ family sporulation protein, with product MSEGCGYGGGFALLVVLFILLIIIGASWGFGY
- a CDS encoding RNA polymerase sigma factor, with the translated sequence MSDHYSIHFQKVYEEYSDKVYGYLLLLTGKKEVAEDLTQETFLRVYKHIHQFNGDSQIFTWLVKIARNVAIDHLRRGRRLRFFSLDKYSFESCQPSPVEIIVKGEKTSLLYKGIKALKLSYQEVLILRKIKEFSIRETALILGWSESKVKITTSRAMAALKKELKRRGEIIEEII
- a CDS encoding carbohydrate ABC transporter permease codes for the protein MSSMTAPKFYETKKFKDRVRLSFVTLLLLAGSTLILMPLWWMISTSLKSPAEIAQYPPTFFPKEFNFNNYIEAWQTAPFTRWALNTLFLATVGTIGSVLVNSLVAYGFAKIKFKGRNALFVLVLSTMLIPGFVTMVPQYILFSKLGWIDTYLPLLVPAFLGSAFFIFLLRQFMMGIPNELIEAAVLDGAGHLQIWWHIMIPLTKPALITVAIFSFNGAWNDLLGPLLYINDESKYTLQIGLQTFKGTVQTQWHYLMAMSVTVLLPVVLLFFFFQKYFIEGSNISSGTKG